The DNA region CACCTTTGTTAGCTTCATATATAACCTTTAAATTTATACTATGATAATGGTTATGAATACTAATATTGTCATCAAAGGAAATATTGTCTGTgtcatataaaatattcttcCTATTTgtatcattatttatttcaacatttatcatcatattatcttcatccttatatttattttccttttcatTATAAGATATGCAAGATAACAATAActcttttttctttttcaatTGCTTTGATctaaataaattataatcTCCATTGCTATATTCATGCATCCATTTTCTTTCATCATTTTCGTATGTGTTCATATATtccatatttatatcattaaaatTTGTTGTGTTACATATATCTTCGACAATGGCTTTTTCAGagttattatattcattatatattcctttatTTAAAGAGCAATCATTGTTTATTGTTATAGCACTTGATAATTCATCATCAAAGCATAAGCTAATTAGATTTTTTCCACTCGAATGatgatttttattatttgttaatacattaatttcattactatttaagaaaaaagaagatttttcaatatatgtattattattgttattttgttcttggcaaatataattcttttcattatttttataaaattcGCTTATGGATTGATAAAAATCGCTAGTATTGCTATTAAgattatttttcttatcgctaaaattatttatatcacaaatatcataattattcagttgtgtattattattattattattattatgtatatgttctatattaaaattaGGTGAATTATATCTATTGTCATTTATAGATTTCATATTGTCTGAAGAATTAATAGCTATATCATTTTTAGTATCTACTTCTTCGTTTAAATTATATCTCATGATTAAATAATTAGGATccatattatatgtatcatTATCGTTTTTGATACTTTCATTGAATATTCCAAAGTTAGGTGATGAGTTTCGTTCATTAATTCCAAAAATAGGTGAGTTACATTTATTTGAAGAAGTATTTCTAGCTATTATACTATTTGAACGTGAATTATAACTATTCGTATTTGTATTATACATTTGATTAGgagatgataatatataagaattaCCTGTAGtagaatttttttcatcatttgTATCATAGGTTGTTTCTAAGCAtctttcattttcattacaataatttcttatatataaataattacatggaatataaaaaaaaggcaagaaattatttttataaaagtcatcatttttttctataataaatggattatttttatctatatattttatattatcttttttttgtttcagaatatttattactTCATCACTTAGATATTTGGAATAATCATTTAATTGaatattactattatgtataatataaaattgaTTAATTTGTTCAATTAAGTCTTTTCTTGATATTCTTCTAATATTCAGTGTATAATCTAATCCACTTACATATTTCACAAGcacattatttatattatgaattaatatattatcttcaCTACTTTTCTCTGATGAAGTATATTCAGTTGATATTTTCCTCATATAAGAATTTTCACaagtataaatataatcatttttattttgcattaataaattttgttcatttatatttttaattgttTCTATGTTTTTTCCataatcattatattttacaaagtctttatcatttattGATTCTATCTGTTTGAAATTATTTCcttcatttttatcttccaatatattttcattatttaatttgtCTTCATTgtaaaattttatatcatatatcGTTTTATTACCATtcttttcatataatatattctgAGGTATCTcacatttatttatattttggTTTTGCAAAATATTACTACTTAATAAATTAACATTGTTCATAAAATCTTGtaatgtttttttaaatactacctcttcatttttattaactTCGTTGTTAATAGAACAAGAGTCTATACAGTTTGTTAGGTTTCTCTTCTTATATTCTGAACAATATTTGCTAAATTCTTCAACTACATTTACAAGTGAGAGAATATCATATTCTGTCTTACTCATAGttaatatgaataaatgagtaatatatatatatatatatattataatttcttaaatataaaattttatttaaccaaaaaataatacatatataaaaatgttattatgtaaggtaataaaatataaaaaaataaaacataaaatataaaactaaaaaagaaaaaattatatatataatatgtatatgtttttttttttttatggaaatgtaatatatttatgtagaaataattatttagtatattatacacatattatatacatattatattttctttttcttcgatgaaaatacataaaaaaaaatatatatattattttattttttatttatattcataattcatatattatatttaacaaaatcaaataaatatatatatatatatatatatatatatatatatagcTTCAATAGaatttttcaaaattatataatattttcataaaattgaacaatttattcatttgcattatataattcttgAGATATACATgtatcaaaaatattaattaattttagtatataatacaacaaatgtataataaaaggaatactttttttttttttttcttatttttcatatatttcacttcatcaatataaaaatatatttttttcaacaTTTACAACATATCTGCTTGttataatgaagaaaaaacagaaaaaagaaaaaatcAAGTTATAAGTTTTGCGCACACtcctttttaatataaataaatttacttataaatataatataaaccTATCGATCAAAGAATGAAgattatttataatgtataattatatttaattttaagTTATTAAAGgtaaaatatttgtaatatatatcaaataatgaatttaaaaaaaaaaaaaaattaaataataaacacCAAATGAAATAAGCGcataaatatacataatattatatatatatataaacatatttatacaaatatatttttaatataaagtttctctttttaaatggttgaaaaaagaaaaagaaaaaaaaaaaaagaaacattatcatttaaagatcagaatataaatttatatattttcatacacatttaatataaaaacaattaataaataaaaaaataaaaattaataaaatgaaaatttcttttttattaaaatatttttgtttaatactatatattatttgataactaaaaaaaaaaaaaaaaaaaaaaaaaaaaaaaaaaaaaaaaaaaaaaaaaaaaaaaaaaaaaaatttttttttattaaaaaatttttttttaaaaaaaaaaattatttgaaaaaaaaaaaaaaaaaaaaaaaaaaaaaaaagaaaaaaaaaaaagaaaaaaataaaagaaaaaaataaaagaaaagaaagaaataaaataaaagaaaaagacatatataatatataaaaaaataataaaattagCATAAAAACCTCaataatttatatagaacatattaatatatatattaataaaatatataattcaaattttgatacaaaaataatatttatatacattaaaCAAAAGTGGAacaaataatgaaatattgagataatatttaaatacataaaacatatataggatttctaattttatgaaatatgttcctatatatatatatatatatgtatttgtatatattattattattttttttatttttcgTTGTTGATTTGTGGGTCTTTTATATGCATTTTTGCGTCAAACGGTTGattcattttattacaAACAATTAACAATAACCTTGCTTCCATTTCGTGACTTTGatttttaaacatatacatatcACCTGGACTTATTAAAAGTTGCATATGTTTTTCACATTCGataacattatttttaattcctgtatcaataaaaaaattatttgtatGACAATCTAATACAAGAAAAGTCATAAATCcatatgaattttttaCAGGTCCATATGTAGTATCAGTTCctattaatataatagCCATTGCACCACCTTTACTTTGATAATTTAAAGGTATACATGTTActcctttttttatattatttttataatttttttctaattctACAATTTCATTTGGTGATCTTTTCataaaagaagaatttTCTTGTATTGAacttttaataattttaaaaacattattatttgcttcttcattttgttgctctttatttttttcgttcatactattttttttcataaatcCATTATCACTATTTTTGctataatattttcttatatcattttgtttcattttatcattcataatattaatagCAGCTACTTCACTTGCTTTAGGTCTACCTCTTCTTCTTTTTACTTTAATTTCTTCTTGGTTACTATTATTgtcatttttattaaaactattggttttatttaaaagaCTGCTTAATGAATTTTGTTGATgcattttttcttttaataagCGTGCTCTATATTCTTccatttcttttttctttcttctttttcttttgggtttcatattttgttgattatttgaattatcattattatgGTTATTACTACTAGAAGTTGTATGACTATATGTATTGTTTGCATTCCCTGAGGcatgataattttttttattgaaTGGATTACCatcatttgtattattattattataagaGCCTCCACCATCTTCATCATAACcatcatcattttcttcatgatcatcttcatattcttcatcatctcctttatcttttttatgattattataatctttttcgtcatatttattttttgatgatctattaaatttaaaagatctgttattattattattattattattgttgttgttgttgttgtgTTCTATTTCAGCATCATATTCTTCATCCTCATAATGTTCTTCCTGTTCATTATTTTGTCTAACATATTCATCCTCATTATCATCCTCACCCTCTTCATGttcttcatcatcatattCTTCCTCTCCATTTTGTTCTTGTTCCATTTTTctttgttttcttttttccCTTTCCTTTTGCTTCATTCTTTCCATTAAAATGACatgtttttttcttctttttcttttctttaattttttttccaactcttcattttgtttttcatTTACTACACTggaataatttttaaaacGATTAAATGTGCTTTCGTTAGTTATTGTTGgcttattattttctattccagtatttgttttaaaattattatttaaggtttttttttcttcgTTTTCATCTgtcttatttatatttttcttatttaatatattctgAACATTTCTTACAGTGGCTAATCGGTCTTTTAATGCtaaattttttgttctttcattttcattatttgCATTTGTTGAAATTGTTTTTCCTAAAacattatcatttttatttatattattattatctaaaAAAGCTGCTGAAAAAACATTAAAcattttcttatataatttatataaaacattaaagagtatttatatatgaccaaaaaaaaaaaaaaaaaaaaattaaaaaaaaattaaaattaaaatacatatgttataattaaataatataattatgtatgtatttctttattttataattaaatcagataataataataatgaaggAAAAANNNNNNNNNNNNNNNNNNNNNNNNNNNNNNNNNNNNNNNNNNNNNNNNNNNNNNNNNNNNNNNNNNNNNNNNNNNNNNNNNNNNNNNNNNNNNNNNNNNNNNNNNNNNNNNNNNNNNNNNNNNNNNNNNNNNNNNNNNNNNNNNNNNNNNNNNNNNNNNNNNNNNNNNNNNNNNNNNNNNNNNNNNNNNNNNNNNNNNNNNNNNNNNNNNNNNNNNNNNNNNNNNNNNNNNNNNNNNNNNNNNNNNNNNNNNNNNNNNNNNNNNNNNNNNNNNNNNNNNNNNNNNNNNNNNNNNNNNNNNAAAAATATAACTTTTATATGTGTTCATATAAAAGgtgaatataatatatattatatatatttggggggaaatgaaagaaaaatattacatacatatataatatacataattgtatttttttcttctttattttatttatttaatttttgtttgttttttttttttttttttttatcgTAGTGTGCAAACTTCAAACTCTTCcttaatttcattttttatacaatatttataatactaagaaaaaatgtattacaaaataaatttatatgtaaattcacatttatatatatataatatatacatattacAAAGTAATATTCgaaaattattatttataaattaaaagagttataaaaatgtgtatttatttcatataaatatgaaaaaaatatattacatataaaattatatgtaaaatataatattaattatttttgGATTTctcataaaaaaaaaaaaaaaataaaataaatgttgaaattgatatatttaggtaaacatataaattattaaagagaaatatattttattattataaaaatataaatattattacacaatatttatatatgttgttcttttatttcttttcttccttcatcatattataaagaacgcaaaaaaaaaaaaaaaaaaaaaaaaaaaaatagttaatccataataatattattgaaaaatgaaattattattatatacataaatatattaaaatatatatatatatatattatgtagGTATTTATATACTAATACTTCGTATTAAAAGATTATTATTGCTTTAAATTATTGTCAGTATTATTTCACCAGcgaaaaaataaatatcaattaagaaaataattgattgaaaaaaatgttaatatgaaaatatttaataatatatatataaaacagTTTTATAAGaagtatatttttttataatttgaaatatacgagaaaaatattctatatatataattatatataatacctatatttttttccattaaataaataatcaCATTGGAATTATAgaatgtattatataatttttttattttttatttttttaaattgaATAAACAATTTAAATTCTTGATTCATTTGTGTTCCctcttttttaattcttaattttataaaaagttaggattctatatattattatatatataatatatattgttgtatatatatatattatgaaaaaaaaatttttttttactgttctacatatatatattaaaatattatatctatatatatatatatatatatatatatatatatattggattatatatattattttcttcttataataatcaatttttataacataaGAAAGAGAGAAAATTTTtgtaatttatattatattaatttaaatttctataaatatacattttatatgtatattattaaaaaacaaaaaaaaaaagaaagaaaacttttttataagcatataagaaaaaatatatatatgtattaaaattttaatataattttctaaTATAACGATGTAAGACAATGTAGGATAAATATAGgaattaaagaaaaaaaaaacaaaaatcatataatcatatgtaatattattatatatatgatataatatatttctttaacTTGTGTGTGATAAAATGAGGAAGCTGCTAAGTACAGCTATTATGGACttgaagaaaataaaaggaaataaTTTTGAATCGAAACATTGTAGTGATAACCTAAAGTCtttaattataaagaatatacataaatttgaaaatgatgaaattcttaaaattattgaaaaatacaatgagaaaaattataaagataccaaaattttaaaatgtaGTTATgatgtttttaaaaacaatGTACATAGATATTCATTTgatcaaataaataaaattatacgtttatataatatatcagAAATTTATGATATTGATTTTAATACATCAgtttttaattatattataaaaagattGGACGCGATCCCACCTTATGTAATAGTCAATGTTTTTCAAAGTAAGattaatgatataattaatgtgtatgtatatataagttcaccaaataatatatacacatatatacacatatatatacatatatatatatatattttttatttttagatTTAATTCGCTCAGGATTAAGAGattacaataatattaacattataaaggaatattttattaaacatataGACAAATTCAACAACCTTGACTTAACAATTATATTAAGTTCATTTACCATATTACAAGAAGAATTATTGAAAAAAGCGTCAAACGTAAATATCAAGGATGcttcatttaatatatatgataagAAGAAAGAGCATTCTTTATGTTCTGAAGgattatatgattatatggatatatttaaaataattttaaataagatagagaaagataaaaatattcatgAAACCTTGAGTGTAGTAAATTCtgttttaatattaaatatgatGAGTAGAATAAATCTTTGTAATTAcgaaatatttaaattttttacaaaaacctattataaaaatttaaatgataaagatTTAGAACCTCATCATTTTACCTTGTTATTAAATTCATTTGCTAAATgtaatatacatattaatattatgaagtatatattaaaatatatgaataataaaaattttattaataatttatcttATGTAAATATTACTAACGCTGTTCATTATATGGctaaatttaattataaaaatacaacatttttaaatcaTTTGAAAGATAAAGTAATTGAAATTATTGATATCATTCCTCAGAGAGAATTTAGTAATATCATGTGGTCCTTAGCTAAATTACATATTAAAgatgattatttttattatatagcttttcaaaaaatcaaaaaaattatagaCGTAATAGATATGATGTCTATTGCTCAAATATTAGATGCCATgagaagaagaaaaaatttatcGAATGGACAAGTTTTTGCTAGCACAATAAAAGAAAACCAGAATTTACAAAATCATATAAGTTCTCCGTTAgaagatataaaagaaacaaaattaaataaacaaaatattgattataagaataatatagaacataataataatcataatgatgaagaaaaagGAATAAATACACCACAAACAGAAACACAGAATAAagatttaaataataatatacagTCTACATATAAAAACCCACAaagtaatattatatcaattgaaaaaaatataaatacatataatataatatctgatgatttagaaaaaaatattatgcATTTATtagtaaataaatacataaaacACATACAACATTGTTCACTTCATGTCTTAACACAAGTGCCATTTTGTTGCTTACAGcttaattatattaatagtgatatatattataaatcattagaaattttaaaaaaaaaaagaaatgatATGACAACTCTCAATTTAATATATgcaaaatattttcttagAATCTTTATTGAAAAGCAAGAAGCACATTTTCAAAAATTACCTCGTTCCCTTAAACAGTTTGCTAAGGAAATTTTGAATTCTGATAATAATTAGAAAGaacattttaaaattaaaaatataaaaaaaaaataataaataaaaatatttagtacatattaatagatgtcgttatattataaattaacaatttggtattttttattatttttatatgtattattttttaaaatatatttttttatataatttaaatatttttaaatacatataaaatatattttttttaatttttttttgtgttaTAATTAAGTATAggataatatatacttaatattaatgttatgtttttatttattattattatatatttttcattttaattttgttatagggttgttttatataaccCTTATTTCTTGTTCCCACCTTTTTtctaaataatatatatttttaggtacatattaaaatatattatatacatatatatatatatatatgtagctcatttttatataaatttaacaatatttttctaatttgtttttaatatattttaatcatataacacttttatatttctcaaaaaaaaaaaatatatttacacTTAAGcgatattattttatataaatatgtttttgAATGAGTgcataaaaataaaatatttagaattatatatttggtaaataattattatatagtatatattCGTAATAATATAGTATTTTAATgatcttatatatttaaaataaaaagcGTAGCTTGAAAACACTAACATAATTTAAAGGaatgacaaaaaaaaaaaataaataaaaagaaataatatatttatatatttaaatatttatataacatttatatataaatattaatttatatatatatatatatatatttatttaattattctgttaataaaatatattaatattttttaaacaaaTTCCAAAGATGGCTACAATTAGTGGGTCAGAAACATTTTTACCCTTGGCTTTAATGGATAAGTGTATTggtataaaaaaatttatgtaatatgttatttctatagaaaaatgaaaagtttttatgtattcttcaatataatatataaataaatactatatgctatataattatatatatatatacagaaattgtattattaaaatttcTGTTTCTCttgataattatataaatatttttctttattttgttctataaaatatttcaataGGAAGTAAAATATGGATAATGATGAAAGGTGATAAAGAAATTGTAGGTAAATTGGTTGGCTTCGATGAATATGTAAATATGGTAAgttacaaaaaaaataaaaaattacaatacatttatatatatatatatatatatatatatatatgtatcatTTTAAGATTcaatttcttttaaaaattttaaatatgtatatatagGTATTAGAAGATGTTACAGAATACACGTACgcaaataatattaaaaaagtaaataaaataaaaaaattattattaaatggATTAAATATAACTATTATGGTTCCAGGAGGAACTCCAGtgaattattatgattatgaagaaaagttagaagaaaatatagCATAAATGAAAACGTTAAAATATACAGagtatataaattatttatccttttaatattttactcttattatatatatatttttttttaattttttttgaaatatattataaatattatttttatttttattatatgtttttataattttttttttaatttctttataaaaatagaCATAcacgaaaaaaaaataaaataaaataaaataaaataaaataaaatgcgtaaatgtaaatatataaacatatatatatgtatatatatatataaatatgtatatatatatttatttatttatatttatttatttatcccttcttttatataatgtgtatataaatttaaaaagCCACAAACGCCCAGAGGACTATGGAGCCATCGGGATAACCATTAGAAGTTGCAATAATATTTTGGTTTTTCGGATAAGTGTCAACACTAgttaaaaatgatatttGTTTCTTATTTGTATCAATTGAATGAGAATAATAAGAATGCTTATCCACATAATAGTTTGGTAAATAAAGATTTTTTATAGAATTAACATGGAAACCGGTATAAAGATCATATACATGTGCATATGTATCGATAGATGGAATTATACATTTATCTCCTGCAATACAAGAGGAAAATTTTGGAATATCATCTTCATTTGATATAATTTCTGataacatataatttaacGAAGGTTCCTTTTCATCAATATTTAACGAATGATAATTTGTATTtaacaaattattatgattaaAGTATGATTTgacataat from Plasmodium gaboni strain SY75 chromosome 14, whole genome shotgun sequence includes:
- a CDS encoding hypothetical protein (conserved Plasmodium protein, unknown function), with amino-acid sequence MFNVFSAAFLDNNNINKNDNVLGKTISTNANNENERTKNLALKDRLATVRNVQNILNKKNINKTDENEEKKTLNNNFKTNTGIENNKPTITNESTFNRFKNYSSVVNEKQNEELEKKLKKRKRRKKHVILMERMKQKEREKRKQRKMEQEQNGEEEYDDEEHEEGEDDNEDEYVRQNNEQEEHYEDEEYDAEIEHNNNNNNNNNNNNNRSFKFNRSSKNKYDEKDYNNHKKDKGDDEEYEDDHEENDDGYDEDGGGSYNNNNTNDGNPFNKKNYHASGNANNTYSHTTSSSNNHNNDNSNNQQNMKPKRKRRKKKEMEEYRARLLKEKMHQQNSLSSLLNKTNSFNKNDNNSNQEEIKVKRRRGRPKASEVAAINIMNDKMKQNDIRKYYSKNSDNGFMKKNSMNEKNKEQQNEEANNNVFKIIKSSIQENSSFMKRSPNEIVELEKNYKNNIKKGVTCIPLNYQSKGGAMAIILIGTDTTYGPVKNSYGFMTFLVLDCHTNNFFIDTGIKNNVIECEKHMQLLISPGDMYMFKNQSHEMEARLLLIVCNKMNQPFDAKMHIKDPQINNEK
- a CDS encoding hypothetical protein (conserved Plasmodium protein, unknown function), giving the protein MRKLLSTAIMDLKKIKGNNFESKHCSDNLKSLIIKNIHKFENDEILKIIEKYNEKNYKDTKILKCSYDVFKNNVHRYSFDQINKIIRLYNISEIYDIDFNTSVFNYIIKRLDAIPPYVIVNVFQNLIRSGLRDYNNINIIKEYFIKHIDKFNNLDLTIILSSFTILQEELLKKASNVNIKDASFNIYDKKKEHSLCSEGLYDYMDIFKIILNKIEKDKNIHETLSVVNSVLILNMMSRINLCNYEIFKFFTKTYYKNLNDKDLEPHHFTLLLNSFAKCNIHINIMKYILKYMNNKNFINNLSYVNITNAVHYMAKFNYKNTTFLNHLKDKVIEIIDIIPQREFSNIMWSLAKLHIKDDYFYYIAFQKIKKIIDVIDMMSIAQILDAMRRRKNLSNGQVFASTIKENQNLQNHISSPLEDIKETKLNKQNIDYKNNIEHNNNHNDEEKGINTPQTETQNKDLNNNIQSTYKNPQSNIISIEKNINTYNIISDDLEKNIMHLLVNKYIKHIQHCSLHVLTQVPFCCLQLNYINSDIYYKSLEILKKKRNDMTTLNLIYAKYFLRIFIEKQEAHFQKLPRSLKQFAKEILNSDNN
- a CDS encoding putative U6 snRNA-associated Sm-like protein LSm5, whose protein sequence is MATISGSETFLPLALMDKCIGSKIWIMMKGDKEIVGKLVGFDEYVNMVLEDVTEYTYANNIKKVNKIKKLLLNGLNITIMVPGGTPVNYYDYEEKLEENIA
- a CDS encoding serine/threonine protein kinase; translation: MSKTEYDILSLVNVVEEFSKYCSEYKKRNLTNCIDSCSINNEVNKNEEVVFKKTLQDFMNNVNLLSSNILQNQNINKCEIPQNILYEKNGNKTIYDIKFYNEDKLNNENILEDKNEGNNFKQIESINDKDFVKYNDYGKNIETIKNINEQNLLMQNKNDYIYTCENSYMRKISTEYTSSEKSSEDNILIHNINNVLVKYVSGLDYTLNIRRISRKDLIEQINQFYIIHNSNIQLNDYSKYLSDEVINILKQKKDNIKYIDKNNPFIIEKNDDFYKNNFLPFFYIPCNYLYIRNYCNENERCLETTYDTNDEKNSTTGNSYILSSPNQMYNTNTNSYNSRSNSIIARNTSSNKCNSPIFGINERNSSPNFGIFNESIKNDNDTYNMDPNYLIMRYNLNEEVDTKNDIAINSSDNMKSINDNRYNSPNFNIEHIHNNNNNNNTQLNNYDICDINNFSDKKNNLNSNTSDFYQSISEFYKNNEKNYICQEQNNNNNTYIEKSSFFLNSNEINVLTNNKNHHSSGKNLISLCFDDELSSAITINNDCSLNKGIYNEYNNSEKAIVEDICNTTNFNDINMEYMNTYENDERKWMHEYSNGDYNLFRSKQLKKKKELLLSCISYNEKENKYKDEDNMMINVEINNDTNRKNILYDTDNISFDDNISIHNHYHSINLKVIYEANKGEYGNNERMNFIKGQIILNKYKVIKVLSKTQFSTTLKCLNLLYKKVKNNKDVFLKNCDKYMKDDSDITHDKQNNSDKFVNLNIIKEKNENYNRQHEIKNNLHDNNNQLINNKKKIEPKYVCLKVMKNGKQFLDQGLLELMVLNILCNDNTNNNLSNKNIIELYDSFYYKEHLIIVTEYMQSDLYNYFIKKGKLGTLGQLQILTKNLLEGLAYIHSKNLIHCDLKPENIMINMKKNKKNHKRDKYYKVNQNGATTYNDEMEQHILNSSNINMSNIEEKKIITYPSFDQTFIENKDTQYDNNQKTSNILCDTNKSYNNSVKNVDNNDNINIYSTKQFDKIKIIDFNSCIYESDKLEMYVQTRSYRSPEVLLQQNYDRKIDIWSLGCILFEFLTKKILFDYQNIYRFIYSIVSYIGPFPFYMINNCRIPHIFTKHGLIILKKFTTDNMYDNYIKEEQLNQIDDEEIIFNSKDFFRLNKKDNIITKDLLKNKNPNTSFPRKRNNSNSEIYYDVCYPSDNLLKNNFQISDKLFLDFLLSLLQIDPSKRCNAMEALKHPWLQPNLYKDGL